One genomic segment of Myxocyprinus asiaticus isolate MX2 ecotype Aquarium Trade chromosome 14, UBuf_Myxa_2, whole genome shotgun sequence includes these proteins:
- the LOC127452196 gene encoding envoplakin-like, whose product MFKKKEYSPVKASQSQTNDMLTLITRLQQNADQVEKNILQAEKLLDEDKQNDRKGVSLKHQGPVAEILSKAEVLLKDLFLDVAKAKRLQHPQANEIELDVSNLHDRWSKDCGTFRDLYGQLHELYLSPGIDWNKLLSEKQSLVVGGDYGPSLSDVEKQIASHNILHKQIEAYRPALDSSKENSFALQKQYANLLEASLKRRENMSSLYDFMHRCNKELLFLTEQQRKMIKRDWSDRMIDSAGVRMEHERFKNNGLLAHEREVDRLMDDADALIHNRHPGSPAIRAYSEDVKSDWQHFLNLCLCQDTHLDNVEDYKKYQLDVETFTESMKRIKSTTEPSVLKNMSNHEILLQLEGEERAIMRNDQRLVDLRESCPTIAPLHLRRTVANKPVGVIALCDWSTDKDSVRRGDKFTLVSSPQEDNWEVKSSTGELKVIPGVCFLIPPPDSSAIDTVDRLSRDFSDLKRSRAALQSKARTPSVEVLRVVKTATVATVPDNSKANVISSQLDRIIADLAKLEKDVLNRIRSPLQRSDPIGDLSVRIRDHERSVVALRNLEAEKSSTQRDMQPLLSEKPLGPTTATLSQKLTIANNKIDDITALNDLYNKKATAAMFLEKQIKKVDNMVSVFEDQLAADNVILDEPSIIRHHSVQIQNMSNDVASKEDDIQKLNRELEVTEQASSSLQKSFQEYCPDIRYQESEVKRLRNRYSNVNSQLQHRAALLQEAANKNLEFQSAVHSLHAFLNNMPNNKVLAGESASQIYAKQTSQMRAVEDIKRKTEDVDRVVKVSHELQSILNEYEVNSNKYRLTLGKPEIDANRLQAITLAEAVQKKEREIVRFYSEVSAENDQLLNQVVLAKELINKNDQIVHHVVVKQQLQLQSQQREIEEVDGLKRELAEEIHRRTQAENDLSTYSKRMLSLKSRRGVERLEEKEIVQYYRDPKLQAEVEILKKKITEEINKRSEMRTEIEFVNQKVVSRENELTVIKPKLVTKVLTEIERDPKLDVEAARIRELLLKLREEIRVYESETVRKRTEVTVLERKKPMIRERVVLKEVVKLEKDPEMLKAVISFKNQISDEGIRCKTLNDQIFHIRSQINNLERIIPTIQPKTVTKEVKRVEQDAELLKESKSLRVSLEELRRENSILIQEFSSLQLRYTQVETIKPKIEFKEIINEIYRIDPETEVELRRLRNELNELSRRRTSIENEINLIMVDLKTLRSQKPKVELKEVTQEVVKEERSPEVVKEIKRLNEQLTILRTNYDSTLNRVIRLRKDRDEWKTERSKVEMRVVTKELIKYENDPLIEKEAERLRRELREEVQFRRTVEENVYDLQNKYIVLERQKPEERVVVHEVVHLQKDPNQIMAHEKLVKTLEEVIKTRRNLELEVQQMRSLVLELQRNLEHVDRQKKVIIETELRQIKARIYELETCPPPVEEKIVIEEVLKVERDLNVDKLISGLRTEMDKEGTIITRLERDVRNLKIRIETLTKEKSVEKTVYKEIIRVEKDQTVEAERESLRKQVAQMRNARVLQEEEIQRITTKITRIQTTRTNFSQEETTLTFQRDRLKKEQDDLLKELRRIESRKQEITITFQHESKLLSERSQVIRQKSIKLESEIQRLEREILEEKERIYQRESTIIELQRQVKTTQHAETNTRETNVSTKITILDPETGKDMSPYDAYVEGLIDRNQYIHLQELECSWEEITTTGPEGETTLLQDRKSGKQYSIKTALKDGRLTQYDLQRYRDGKISISEFALLVAGEKKLTFPASSTTHTTTVKTLPPASPSYNSSTLSKRTFYSSNSNLSTLQTTIGEELFPISGVLDLTTDSRMSVRSAMTRKLIDQDTAMRLLEAQAATGGIVDLTKKEKFSVHKAVERGLIDTTQVHKLLNAQKAFTGVEDPVSKERMSVGEAARRGWIPNESALWFMEAQLLTGGLVDPNRAGRVGLQNAVDAKLIDTSVAKQLQDNSTFAKNVVDPIKKDKITYKEAMARCKRDPTTGLPLLPAASTNATDAPSYSSFNFSKK is encoded by the exons ATGTTTAAGAAGAAGGAGTACAGCCCTGTGAAGGCCAGCCA GTCGCAGACGAATGACATGCTCACTCTGATCACACGCTTGCAGCAAAACGCCGACCAGGTGGAGAAGAACATACTGCAGGCCGAGAAACTTCTGGATGAG GACAAACAGAATGATCGGAAAGGTGTTTCTCTGAAGCATCAGGGTCCAGTCGCAGAGATTCTGTCTAAAGCGGAGGTCTTACTCAAGGATCTCTTCCTGGACGTGGCCAAAGCCAAGAGACTCCAGCACCCGCAGGCCAATGAGATCGAGCTCGA TGTGAGTAATCTTCATGACCGCTGGTCTAAAGACTGTGGCACGTTCAGAGATCTCTACGGTCAGCTGCATGAGCTGTATCTGTCGCCCGGCATTGACTGGAACAAACTGCTGTCTGAAAAACAG AGTTTGGTTGTGGGAGGTGATTATGGCCCGTCACTGTCTGATGTGGAGAAACAGATCGCATCCCATAATATTCTGCATAAACAGATCGAGGCGTATCGCCCGGCACTGGACTCCAGCAAG GAAAACTCATTTGCCCTTCAGAAGCAGTACGCAAATCTACTG GAGGCATCTCTGAAGCGCCGGGAGAATATGTCATCTCTGTATGACTTCATGCACCGCTGCAATAAAGAGCTGCTGTTTCTGACCGAACAACAGCGCAAAATGATCAAGAGAGACTGGAGCGACCGCATGATCGACAGTGCTGGAGTGCGCATGGAGcatgag AGGTTTAAGAACAACGGTCTGTTGGCTCATGAGCGAGAGGTGGACAGACTGATGGATGACGCTGATGCACTCATTCACAACAGACACCCCGGATCACCTGCTATAAgg gcGTACAGTGAGGATGTGAAGAGCGACTGGCAGCACTTCTTGAATCTGTGCTTGTGTCAGGACACACACCTGGACAATGTGGAGGACTACAAGAAA TATCAGCTGGATGTGGAGACTTTTACTGAGTCCATGAAGAGAATCAAATCCACCACAGAACCATCAGTGCTGAAAAACATGAGCAACCATGAGATACTACTGCAACTGGAG ggagAAGAGAGAGCCATCATGAGGAATGATCAGCGACTGGTGGATCTGAGAGAGTCCTGTCCTACTATCGCTCCTCTACACCTGCGCCGGACTGTCGCGAATAAACCCGTCGGTGTCATCGCACTGTGTGACTGGAGCACAGACAAG GACTCTGTGAGAAGAGGCGATAAGTTCACACTGGTGTCCAGTCCACAAGAGGATAACTGGGAGGTGAAATCCAGCACTGGAGAATTGAAGGTGATTCCAGGAGTTTGTTTCCTCATCCCGCCACCTGATTCATCTGCCATCGACACAGTGGACAG ACTGAGCAGAGATTTCTCTGATCTGAAGCGGTCGAGAGCTGCTCTACAATCGAAGGCCAGGACGCCCAGCGTGGAAGTGTTGCGGGTCGTGAAAACAG CTACTGTTGCAACGGTCCCTGATAACTCAAAGGCCAATGTCATCTCCAGTCAGCTGGACCGGATCATTGCAGACCTGGCGAAGTTGGAGAAGGACGTGCTGAACAGGATAAGATCTCCTCTGCAGAGGTCTGACCCCATCGGTGATCTTTCTGTCAGGATCCGAGATCATGAG AGATCTGTCGTGGCTCTGAGAAATCTGGAGGCAGAGAAATCATCCACTCAGAGGGACATGCAGCCTCTGCTATCAGAGAAACCCCTGGGTCCAACCACAGCCACACTGTCTCAGAAACTGACCATTGCCAACAACAAGATTGATGACATCACAGCCCTTAATGATCTGTACAATAAGAA GGCCACAGCCGCTATGTTTCTGGAGAAACAGATTAAGAAGGTGGACAATATGGTGTCTGTGTTTGAGGATCAATTGGCTGCAGACAATGTGATCTTGGATGAGCCCAGTATCATACGCCACCACTCCGTTCAGATACAG AACATGAGTAATGATGTTGCCTCCAAGGAAGATGATATTCAGAAGCTCAACCGTGAGTTAGAAGTGACAGAGCAGGCCAGCAGCTCCCTGCAGAAGAGCTTCCAGGAGTACTGCCCTGATATCCGCTACCAAGAGTCAGAGGTCAAGCGCTTGAGGAATCGCTACTCCAACGTCAACAGCCAGCTACAGCATAG GGCAGCTCTGTTGCAAGAGGCAGCCAATAAGAACCTAGAATTCCAGAGCGCTGTGCATTCTCTCCATGCTTTCTTgaacaatatgcccaacaacaagGTTTTGGCTGGGGAAAGTGCATCACAAATCTACGCCAAACAAACCTCTCAGATG AGAGCGGTTGAAGACATCAAGAGAAAGACAGAGGATGTAGACCGGGTTGTAAAAGTTTCTCATGAACTGCAGAGCATTCTTAAC GAGTATGAAGTGAATTCTAACAAATACCGCCTCACATTGGGAAAACCGGAAATTGATGCAAACAGACTTCAAGCTATTACCCTGGCTGAGGCTGTGCAGAAGAAG GAAAGAGAAATTGTGAGATTTTATTCTGAAGTGTCAGCAGAGAATGATCAACTTCTGAATCAAGTGGTCTTGGCCAAGGAACTCATCAACAAG AATGATCAAATTGTGCACCATGTGGTAGTGAAGCAGCAACTGCAGTTACAAAGTCAACAGAGAGAAATTGAGGAAGTGGATGGCCTGAAGCGAGAGCTTGCTGAAGAGATCCATCGCCGCACTCAAGCTGAGAATGATCTGTCAACCTACAGTAAACGGATGTTGTCCCTCAAGAGTCGTAGAGGTGTGGAACGGTTGGAGGAAAAAGAGATTGTGCAGTACTACCGTGATCCAAAGCTGCAGGCCGAAGTGGAAATACTAAAGAAGAAGATAACTGAGGAGATCAATAAACGCTCCGAAATGCGTACAGAAATTGAGTTTGTCAACCAGAAAGTTGTCAGTCGTGAAAATGAGCTGACCGTCATAAAGCCCAAACTAGTCACGAAGGTGCTCACAGAGATTGAACGCGACCCCAAGCTGGACGTGGAAGCAGCTAGGATCAGAGAGCTCTTACTCAAACTCAGGGAGGAAATTCGAGTGTACGAAAGTGAAACAGTGCGAAAAAGAACTGAAGTCACAGTCCTGGAGAGAAAGAAGCCAATGATAAGAGAGAGAGTGGTACTGAAAGAGGTTGTCAAGCTGGAAAAAGATCCAGAAATGCTAAAAGCTGTCATTAGCTTCAAGAATCAGATCTCGGATGAGGGTATTAGGTGCAAGACCCTGAATGATCAGATATTCCACATTAGGAGTCAGATCAATAATCTGGAGAGGATTATCCCAACCATCCAACCAAAAACTGTAACCAAGGAGGTGAAGAGAGTTGAGCAGGATGCAGAGCTCCTAAAAGAGTCCAAGAGTCTCCGTGTTAGCCTGGAAGAACTAAGACGAGAGAACAGTATTTTGATTCAAGAATTCTCTAGCCTTCAGCTCCGCTACACTCAGGTGGAGACAATAAAACCAAAGATAGAGTTTAAGGAGATTATCAATGAGATCTACAGAATTGACCCTGAAACTGAGGTGGAACTGAGACGACTAAGAAACGAGCTTAATGAATTAAGCAGACGGCGTACTAGCATAGAGAATGAAATAAACTTGATTATGGTGGACCTCAAGACCCTGCGCTCCCAGAAGCCCAAGGTCGAGCTGAAGGAGGTAACTCAGGAGGTGGTGAAAGAAGAGAGGAGCCCTGAGGTCGTCAAAGAAATTAAGAGGTTGAACGAGCAACTCACCATTTTGCGAACCAATTATGACTCAACTCTGAATCGGGTGATTCGTCTACGCAAGGAcagggatgaatggaagactgaAAGATCAAAGGTGGAGATGAGAGTGGTGACCAAAGAAttgataaaatatgaaaatgaccCACTTATAGAAAAGGAAGCTGAACGACTCAGAAGGGAGTTGCGTGAAGAAGTTCAATTCCGGCGAACGGTGGAGGAAAATGTGTATGACCTTCAAAACAAGTACATTGTGCTGGAGAGACAGAAACCAGAGGAAAGGGTTGTTGTGCATGAAGTAGTGCACCTCCAGAAAGATCCAAATCAGATTATGGCTCATGAGAAGTTAGTCAAGACTTTGGAAGAGGTCATTAAGACTCGTAGGAATCTAGAACTGGAGGTGCAGCAAATGAGATCCTTGGTCCTGGAACTGCAAAGAAATCTGGAGCATGTGGATCGGCAGAAGAAGGTCATCATAGAGACTGAGCTGAGACAAATTAAGGCTAGGATCTATGAGCTTGAGACTTGTCCACCACCTGTTGAGGAAAAGATTGTTATTGAGGAGGTTCTGAAAGTTGAGAGAGACCTTAATGTAGACAAACTAATCTCTGGGCTCCGCACTGAAATGGACAAGGAGGGTACCATCATTACCCGCCTGGAGAGAGATGTTCGAAACCTCAAAATCAGGATAGAAACACTTACCAAAGAGAAATCTGTGGAGAAGACTGTCTACAAAGAGATCATCAGGGTGGAGAAGGACCAAACTGTTGAGGCAGAGAGGGAAAGTCTCAGAAAACAAGTTGCCCAGATGAGGAATGCCCGAGTCCTCCAAGAAGAAGAAATTCAGCGAATTACCACCAAAATAACCCGAATCCAGACAACCAGAACAAATTTCTCTCAAGAAGAGACCACCTTGACTTTTCAGAGGGATAGACTCAAGAAAGAGCAGGATGACCTTCTCAAGGAGTTGAGAAGAATTGAGTCTCGAAAGCAGGAGATCACTATAACTTTCCAACATGAATCCAAGCTCTTGAGTGAGAGATCCCAAGTCATCAGGCAAAAAAGCATAAAGCTGGAGTCAGAGATCCAGCGTCTGGAGAGAGAAATCttggaggagaaagagagaatcTACCAAAGGGAAAGCACTATCATAGAGCTTCAGAGACAAGTAAAGACAACGCAACATGCCGAGACAAACACCAGagagaccaatgtctccaccaaaatcactattctgGATCCAGAGACTGGCAAAGACATGTCACCCTACGATGCCTATGTTGAGGGTCTCATAGATCGCAATCAGTACATTCACCTTCAAGAGCTTGAGTGCAGTTGGGAGGAAATCACAACCACTGGTCCCGAAGGTGAGACCACTCTTCTGCAGGACCGTAAAAGTGGAAAGCAGTACTCCATCAAGACAGCTCTCAAAGATGGTCGATTGACTCAGTACGACCTTCAGCGCTATAGAGATGGCAAAATATCCATTTCAGAGTTTGCTCTTTTGGTTGCAGGGGAGAAGAAATTGACATTCCCTGCTTCAAGTACAACACACACAACAACTGTCAAGACACTCCCTCCAGCCAGCCCCAGCTACAACTCCTCCACTTTGTCAAAACGCACATTCTACTCTAGCAACAGCAACTTGAGCACATTGCAAACCACCATTGGAGAAGAACTCTTCCCAATTTCTGGAGTTCTGGATCTCACCACAGACAGCCGCATGTCCGTACGAAGTGCCATGACTCGCAAACTGATTGACCAAGACACGGCAATGAGGCTTCTGGAAGCTCAGGCTGCCACAGGAGGCATAGTAGATCTGACCAAGAAGGAAAAGTTCTCTGTTCACAAGGCAGTGGAGCGTGGATTGATTGACACAACCCAGGTTCACAAGCTTCTCAATGCGCAGAAGGCTTTTACTGGTGTAGAAGACCCTGTGTCCAAAGAGCGAATGTCTGTGGGCGAAGCAGCTCGCAGAGGATGGATCCCAAATGAAAGTGCCTTGTGGTTTATGGAGGCACAATTGCTGACCGGTGGTCTGGTAGACCCTAACAGAGCAGGTCGTGTCGGCCTGCAGAATGCTGTTGATGCAAAATTGATCGATACGTCTGTGGCCAAGCAACTTCAGGATAATTCCACCTTTGCAAAGAATGTGGTCGATCCGATCAAGAAGGACAAGATCACTTATAAGGAAGCCATGGCCCGATGCAAGAGGGATCCGACCACAGGACTTCCTTTGCTCCCAGCTGCCTCTACTAATGCCACAGATGCTCCCTCTTACTCCAGCTTCAACTTCTCCAAAAAATAA